One Ignavibacteriales bacterium genomic region harbors:
- a CDS encoding mannose-1-phosphate guanylyltransferase, which produces MKLYAVIMAGGVGSRFWPRSKKKLPKQLLQIFGDDTMIQATVNRLAGLVEKENIYVITNELQRPEVIKQLNDVPAANIIEEPFGRNTAACIGLASVIIKSKEPDAITVVLPADHIIKDVEKFKQTLENAAKFANDSKGLVTIGIEPTRPETGYGYIQINDKPVAGNIFKVLTFAEKPNYATAVRFVDSGDFLWNSGMFIWRADTILDEIKNLMPDLYEGLISIEKSLTSPNFKEELKSVYAQLKKISIDYGIMEKSSKVFLTKGSFNWSDVGSWEEVYQLSDKNENGNATIGNVYTNMVNDSYVYSPEKVTAVIGLDNIIVINHNDNLLICRRDKAQDVKEIVEYLKINKMDEHL; this is translated from the coding sequence ATGAAGCTATACGCTGTTATTATGGCTGGTGGGGTTGGCTCACGTTTTTGGCCGCGAAGTAAAAAGAAACTGCCTAAACAATTGTTACAAATATTTGGAGATGACACTATGATTCAGGCTACGGTAAATCGTTTAGCCGGATTAGTAGAAAAAGAAAATATTTATGTGATAACGAATGAGTTGCAAAGACCTGAAGTTATAAAACAATTAAATGATGTGCCTGCTGCAAATATAATTGAAGAACCATTTGGCAGAAACACTGCTGCTTGCATTGGATTAGCTTCTGTTATCATAAAATCAAAAGAACCTGATGCAATTACTGTGGTTCTTCCTGCAGACCATATAATAAAAGATGTAGAAAAATTTAAGCAAACATTAGAGAATGCAGCAAAGTTTGCAAATGATTCAAAAGGATTAGTTACAATTGGAATTGAACCTACTCGCCCTGAAACAGGTTATGGTTATATCCAAATAAATGATAAACCGGTTGCAGGAAATATATTTAAAGTTTTAACTTTCGCAGAAAAACCAAATTACGCAACTGCAGTTAGGTTTGTTGATAGCGGTGATTTTTTGTGGAATAGTGGAATGTTTATTTGGCGTGCTGATACAATTCTTGATGAAATAAAAAATCTTATGCCTGATTTATATGAAGGTTTGATTTCAATTGAGAAAAGTTTAACAAGTCCTAACTTTAAAGAAGAACTTAAGTCAGTTTACGCGCAACTAAAGAAAATTTCCATTGATTACGGTATCATGGAAAAATCTTCTAAAGTATTTTTAACAAAAGGCTCATTTAATTGGAGTGATGTTGGTAGCTGGGAAGAAGTTTACCAGTTAAGTGATAAAAATGAAAACGGCAATGCAACTATTGGAAATGTATACACAAATATGGTTAACGATTCATATGTTTACTCGCCTGAAAAAGTTACAGCGGTAATTGGGCTTGATAACATAATCGTGATAAATCATAATGATAATCTTTTGATTTGCAGAAGAGATAAAGCTCAAGATGTTAAAGAAATTGTTGAGTATCTTAAAATTAATAAGATGGATGAGCATTTATAA
- a CDS encoding NADH-quinone oxidoreductase subunit D: MVQDSKINTKSSLVRTEEMVLNMGPQHPSTHGVLRLELALEGEIITNVIPHIGYLHRCFEKHCEAMTYPQIVPYTDRMDYLAPMGNEFGYTIAMEKLLGIELPERVEYIRVIMAELQRISSHLVALGTYGADIGAFTPFLYCFRDRERILSLFEMTCGARLLYNYIWIGGLSHDLHPDFVRKSREFIKEFRPNLKEVNDLLSHNRIFIDRTANVGILPIDTAINYGVTGPNLRASGIKWDVRKEDPYSVYHKFDYEIPVGNGKYGTIGDSWDRYYVRVLEMEESCRIIEQALDQLPEGDVQSAVPKRIKPPVGHVYARVENPRGDLGYFIISDGSTSPYRVKVRAPSFVSMQILNELCKGYMVADVVTILGSIDIVLGEIDR, encoded by the coding sequence ATGGTTCAAGATTCAAAAATAAATACTAAAAGCTCTTTAGTGCGGACCGAGGAAATGGTTTTGAATATGGGTCCTCAGCACCCATCAACCCATGGTGTGCTTCGACTCGAACTTGCCTTGGAAGGCGAAATCATTACTAATGTTATTCCACATATAGGTTACTTGCACAGATGTTTTGAAAAGCATTGTGAGGCAATGACTTATCCCCAAATAGTTCCTTATACAGATCGTATGGATTATTTAGCTCCGATGGGCAATGAATTTGGTTATACAATTGCAATGGAAAAACTTCTTGGAATAGAATTACCTGAAAGAGTTGAATACATTAGAGTAATAATGGCTGAATTACAGCGTATTTCTTCGCATCTTGTTGCACTTGGAACTTATGGTGCTGATATCGGCGCTTTCACTCCATTTTTATATTGCTTTAGAGATCGTGAAAGAATCCTTAGCCTTTTTGAAATGACTTGTGGAGCTAGATTACTTTACAATTATATATGGATTGGCGGACTCTCACATGATCTTCACCCAGATTTTGTTAGAAAGTCACGTGAGTTTATTAAAGAGTTTAGACCGAATCTTAAAGAAGTAAATGATCTTTTAAGCCATAATAGAATTTTTATTGATCGTACTGCTAATGTTGGAATTTTACCAATTGACACTGCAATTAATTATGGAGTAACCGGACCAAACTTACGTGCTTCAGGAATTAAATGGGATGTGAGAAAAGAAGATCCATATTCTGTGTATCACAAATTTGATTATGAGATTCCTGTTGGCAATGGAAAGTATGGAACTATTGGTGATAGCTGGGATAGATATTACGTTCGCGTTTTAGAGATGGAAGAAAGTTGCAGGATCATTGAACAAGCATTGGATCAACTACCTGAAGGTGATGTTCAATCAGCGGTTCCTAAAAGAATTAAACCGCCTGTTGGCCATGTTTATGCTCGAGTTGAAAATCCCCGAGGAGATTTGGGTTATTTTATTATCAGTGATGGTTCAACAAGCCCTTATCGTGTTAAAGTTAGAGCACCATCATTTGTAAGCATGCAAATATTAAATGAGTTATGCAAAGGTTATATGGTAGCTGATGTTGTTACAATTCTTGGAAGCATCGATATAGTTTTAGGAGAGATTGACAGATGA
- a CDS encoding bifunctional folylpolyglutamate synthase/dihydrofolate synthase has product MDIQESLNKLFALHTFGVKLGLENIRKFLDIIENPQNNLKTVHIAGSNGKGSTASFIASILMESGYKVGLYTSPHFVKFNERISINGKYIHDDFIANFIDKYQKYIDELSLTFFEVTTAMAFEYFFDKEVDFAVIETGLGGRLDATNVLDPLACVITSISLEHTDILGDRIEQIAFEKSEIIKKDAKTFIGLLPEVAINVIEKKCSDVKSPLFCLEEYISEKDERIDLYTEELEFDEWKTPLIGKHQKYNAALASLCVTKTFDINDPSIITDGIKNVIKNTKLQGRYEIVSDNPRIILDSAHNPEGINCLVNEFSKEKKYLKETSLLFGAMKDKNIEEMLYLVKPLFDNIYFYEINYERTASIKILAEKAEKLNIKYSIVKDLEAFFKEKLSGDKKSSLVVAGSMYLLGEIKSILSNIKS; this is encoded by the coding sequence ATGGATATTCAAGAATCGTTAAATAAATTGTTTGCGCTCCACACATTTGGAGTAAAACTTGGATTAGAAAATATCCGGAAGTTTTTAGATATAATTGAAAATCCACAGAATAATTTAAAAACTGTACACATAGCAGGATCAAACGGAAAGGGAAGCACCGCATCTTTTATTGCTAGCATTTTGATGGAAAGCGGATATAAAGTAGGACTTTACACATCACCACATTTTGTAAAGTTTAACGAACGTATTTCTATTAACGGTAAATATATTCATGATGATTTTATAGCAAATTTCATAGACAAGTATCAAAAATACATTGATGAATTGTCGCTGACGTTTTTTGAAGTTACAACTGCGATGGCATTTGAATACTTTTTTGATAAAGAAGTTGATTTTGCTGTGATTGAAACCGGTTTAGGTGGCAGACTTGATGCTACAAATGTTCTCGACCCACTCGCCTGTGTTATTACTTCTATTAGTCTGGAGCACACTGATATCCTTGGTGATAGGATAGAGCAAATTGCATTTGAGAAAAGTGAGATAATTAAAAAAGATGCTAAAACATTTATTGGTTTGCTGCCTGAAGTAGCTATTAATGTTATCGAAAAAAAATGTTCTGATGTTAAATCCCCTTTGTTTTGTTTAGAAGAATATATAAGCGAAAAAGATGAGCGTATTGATTTATACACCGAAGAATTAGAATTTGATGAATGGAAAACCCCATTGATTGGTAAACATCAAAAATATAATGCTGCACTTGCCTCACTTTGCGTAACAAAAACATTTGATATTAATGATCCATCCATAATAACAGATGGAATAAAAAATGTAATTAAGAATACTAAATTGCAGGGCAGATATGAAATCGTATCAGATAATCCAAGAATCATTTTAGATTCTGCTCATAATCCTGAAGGCATTAATTGTTTAGTCAATGAGTTCTCAAAAGAAAAAAAATATCTCAAAGAAACTTCTTTACTTTTCGGTGCGATGAAAGACAAAAATATTGAGGAGATGCTATATTTAGTTAAGCCATTGTTTGATAATATCTATTTTTATGAAATCAATTACGAAAGAACCGCATCAATAAAAATATTAGCTGAAAAAGCTGAAAAATTGAATATCAAGTATTCAATCGTTAAAGATCTAGAGGCGTTTTTTAAAGAAAAATTAAGTGGAGACAAGAAAAGTTCTCTGGTTGTTGCCGGAAGTATGTACTTATTAGGTGAAATAAAGTCAATTTTAAGCAATATAAAATCTTGA
- the nuoB gene encoding NADH-quinone oxidoreductase subunit NuoB produces MGFLDKEFTDGNIVIAKAEDLLNWARLSSLWQVSFGLACCAIEMMATSASHYDFDRFGVIPRPSPRQADIIIISGTVTLKMATRIKRLYEQMPDPKYIISMGSCSNCGGPYWEHGYHVLKGVDRVIPVDVYVPGCPPRPEALLEGLLKLQEKIRNESMIKKSA; encoded by the coding sequence ATGGGATTTTTAGATAAAGAATTTACCGATGGAAATATAGTTATAGCAAAAGCAGAAGATTTGCTCAACTGGGCAAGATTATCTTCACTCTGGCAAGTTAGTTTTGGATTAGCCTGCTGTGCAATTGAAATGATGGCAACATCCGCATCGCATTATGATTTTGACAGATTTGGTGTTATTCCTCGCCCCTCACCAAGACAAGCTGATATTATCATTATATCCGGAACCGTTACTTTAAAGATGGCAACAAGAATTAAACGTCTTTATGAGCAAATGCCCGATCCAAAGTATATTATATCTATGGGAAGTTGCTCCAATTGTGGTGGACCATATTGGGAGCACGGTTATCACGTATTAAAAGGTGTTGATCGAGTCATTCCTGTTGATGTTTACGTTCCAGGCTGCCCGCCAAGACCTGAAGCTTTGCTTGAGGGATTATTAAAGCTTCAAGAAAAAATCCGTAATGAAAGCATGATAAAGAAATCTGCATGA
- the alr gene encoding alanine racemase, which yields MRLTKAIINTCNLKKNFLNIRKKVGKSKIMVVVKADAYGHGVKTAVDALNSLGRQKPEYFAVATPDEGAELRQLKIKQPILIFDPLDKFQVKKFFEFNLIPSVFTQEHLNILLKEKKRLKSNKRILIQVKIDTGMNRLGVDYKEAYKFIKKLSLDDNFIIDGIFTHFATSDEVGSKYAKLQIKRFDEVIKSLKEDNINYGLAHASNSGAIIDFPEAYYDMVRPGISLYGYYPSLQTSESIKLYPVMSLVSKVSTVRKTKRGESVSYSRRYFTREETKIISVPIGYADGFSRALTNKAQAIIKNKIYNQVGTVTMDRIMFDVGNDKIKINDDVILIGEKGKIKIDAWDWSKKINTIPYEVTCGISKRVPRVIKN from the coding sequence ATGCGTCTTACTAAAGCGATTATCAATACTTGCAATCTCAAAAAAAACTTTCTGAATATCAGAAAAAAAGTTGGTAAATCTAAAATTATGGTAGTGGTTAAAGCAGATGCTTATGGACACGGAGTTAAAACTGCTGTAGATGCTCTTAATTCTCTTGGTAGACAAAAGCCGGAATATTTTGCTGTTGCAACTCCTGATGAAGGCGCTGAGTTGCGACAATTAAAAATCAAACAACCCATTTTAATATTTGATCCGTTGGATAAATTTCAGGTTAAGAAGTTTTTTGAATTTAATTTAATTCCATCAGTTTTTACACAAGAACATCTTAACATTCTTTTAAAGGAGAAGAAAAGATTAAAATCAAACAAGAGGATTTTAATTCAAGTTAAAATTGATACAGGAATGAATAGATTGGGTGTTGATTACAAAGAAGCTTATAAGTTTATTAAAAAATTATCTTTGGATGATAATTTTATTATAGATGGAATATTTACACACTTTGCTACGTCTGATGAAGTTGGAAGTAAATATGCAAAACTTCAAATTAAAAGATTTGATGAAGTTATAAAATCACTTAAAGAGGATAATATAAATTACGGTTTAGCCCACGCTTCAAACAGCGGAGCTATAATTGATTTTCCTGAAGCATATTATGATATGGTTCGTCCAGGAATCTCACTTTATGGTTATTATCCTTCGCTTCAAACCTCAGAATCCATTAAATTGTACCCAGTGATGTCATTAGTTTCTAAAGTTTCAACAGTTAGAAAAACAAAACGAGGAGAATCTGTTAGTTATAGTAGAAGATATTTTACGAGAGAAGAAACTAAAATTATTTCTGTACCAATTGGTTATGCGGATGGGTTTAGTAGAGCACTAACAAATAAAGCTCAAGCCATTATAAAAAATAAAATATATAACCAGGTTGGAACTGTAACAATGGATAGAATTATGTTTGATGTTGGAAACGATAAAATAAAAATTAATGACGATGTAATCCTTATCGGTGAAAAAGGTAAAATAAAAATAGATGCGTGGGATTGGTCAAAAAAAATAAATACAATCCCTTATGAAGTTACTTGCGGGATAAGTAAACGTGTACCCAGAGTTATAAAAAATTAA
- the rho gene encoding transcription termination factor Rho encodes MDISELKSKKIVELNELAKELNIAGYSDLRKQELIFKILEAQSVKDGLTFSKGVLEVLPDGYGFLRSSDYNYLPSPDDIYVSPSQIKKFSLRTGDFVSGQVRPPKDGERFFALLRVEAVNGLSPEHIRNRTLFDNLTPVYPTKKLQLESVPGEYSTRIMDMLAPIGKGQRGLIVSPPKSGKTVLLQKIANSITRNHPEIKLIILLIDERPEEVTDMERSVKAEVISSTFDEPADRHVQVADMVIEKAKRLVEAKEDVVILLDSITRLARAHNIVVPHSGRILSGGVDSNALHKPKRFFGAARNTEDGGSLTIIATALIDTGSRMDDVIFEEFKGTGNMELVLNRDLSDRRMFPAIDVNRSGTRREDLLMKEDDLAKVWILRKILSDYSPVEAMDFLLDKVRGTRNNKEFLNNMNS; translated from the coding sequence ATGGACATTTCTGAACTCAAATCCAAGAAGATAGTAGAATTAAACGAACTTGCTAAAGAACTTAATATCGCAGGTTACAGTGATCTTAGAAAACAAGAATTAATCTTCAAGATTCTAGAGGCTCAGAGCGTTAAAGATGGTTTAACATTTTCTAAGGGAGTATTAGAAGTGCTTCCTGATGGATACGGATTTTTACGATCATCAGATTATAATTATTTACCTTCGCCCGACGATATTTACGTTTCCCCTTCACAAATTAAAAAGTTTAGCCTTAGAACTGGCGACTTTGTGAGTGGACAAGTTAGACCGCCAAAAGATGGTGAAAGATTTTTTGCGTTACTGCGTGTTGAGGCGGTTAATGGTCTCTCACCTGAACACATAAGAAACCGTACGTTATTTGATAACCTTACTCCAGTTTATCCAACTAAAAAATTACAGTTAGAATCTGTTCCCGGAGAATATTCAACACGAATAATGGATATGCTTGCCCCAATTGGTAAAGGACAAAGAGGTTTAATTGTATCACCGCCAAAAAGTGGTAAAACTGTTTTGCTCCAAAAAATTGCAAACTCAATTACGCGTAACCACCCAGAAATTAAATTGATTATTCTGCTTATTGATGAGAGGCCTGAAGAAGTTACAGATATGGAACGCTCTGTAAAAGCTGAAGTTATTAGCTCTACTTTTGATGAACCAGCAGACAGACACGTTCAGGTTGCTGATATGGTTATAGAAAAAGCAAAAAGACTAGTAGAGGCTAAAGAAGATGTGGTGATTTTGTTGGATAGTATTACAAGATTAGCCCGCGCTCATAATATTGTTGTACCACATAGTGGTAGAATTCTTTCGGGCGGTGTGGATTCAAACGCACTACACAAACCAAAAAGATTTTTTGGTGCAGCTAGAAACACAGAGGATGGCGGAAGTTTAACTATTATTGCTACTGCTTTAATTGATACAGGTAGCCGTATGGATGATGTTATCTTTGAAGAATTTAAAGGTACCGGTAATATGGAATTAGTTCTTAATCGTGATCTTAGTGATAGAAGAATGTTTCCTGCAATTGATGTGAATCGCTCTGGAACAAGAAGAGAAGATTTACTTATGAAAGAAGATGATCTAGCAAAAGTATGGATTCTTAGAAAAATATTAAGCGACTATAGTCCGGTTGAAGCTATGGACTTTTTGCTTGATAAAGTTAGAGGTACAAGAAACAATAAAGAATTCTTAAATAACATGAACAGCTAA
- a CDS encoding NADH-quinone oxidoreductase subunit C: MKNPEEILQILKENFPDFNLELKTDQPTEALVIASALEIDKLSLFLRDTSDLLFDSLMNLSGVDEPKNSLLSVYYHLESTTLKHKITIKVSTDRNKPEIPTVSEVWKAADWHEREAYDLFGIIFLNHPDLRRILMPYDWDAGYPLRKDYENPEFYQGMKVPY; encoded by the coding sequence ATGAAAAACCCTGAAGAAATATTACAAATCTTAAAAGAAAATTTTCCTGATTTTAATCTGGAATTAAAAACAGATCAACCTACAGAAGCATTGGTAATAGCATCTGCATTAGAGATTGATAAATTAAGTTTATTCTTACGTGATACATCAGATTTATTGTTTGATTCTTTAATGAACTTATCCGGTGTTGATGAACCAAAAAATTCTTTATTAAGTGTTTACTATCATTTAGAATCAACGACTTTAAAACATAAGATAACAATTAAAGTTTCTACAGATAGAAATAAACCTGAAATTCCAACGGTATCAGAAGTTTGGAAAGCTGCTGATTGGCACGAACGAGAAGCTTATGATTTATTTGGTATAATCTTCTTAAATCATCCTGACTTACGGAGAATTCTTATGCCATATGATTGGGATGCAGGTTATCCGCTGAGAAAAGATTACGAAAATCCTGAGTTCTATCAGGGAATGAAAGTACCATACTAA
- a CDS encoding dihydroorotate dehydrogenase, whose amino-acid sequence MSKVDLSVNIGSLKLRNPILLASGTVGYGNEISEFSDLNKLGAIVTKSLSLKPRKGNPPQRIVETPAGMLNAIGLANVGVDEFLKEKIPFLKKYDVPLICNIAASSVEEYVECTRILTSEETIKAFEINVSCPNVKDGGLQFGNDIKAVGNVTAKVRAVTNKPVIIKLSPNVSYIFEFAQVVKDSGGDAVSAINTLVGTSFNIFTKKPKIFNINGGLSGPAIKPVALAKVLEISRKVDIPIIGIGGIMNWKDVIEFMIVGASAVQIGTLNFIDPTAPEKIIKELEDYCIANKVEKLSNLTASYII is encoded by the coding sequence ATGAGCAAAGTGGACTTATCCGTTAATATTGGCTCATTAAAATTACGCAATCCAATTTTGCTTGCATCTGGAACAGTTGGATATGGAAATGAAATTTCAGAATTTTCAGATTTGAATAAACTCGGTGCGATCGTAACAAAATCATTAAGCCTAAAACCGAGAAAAGGAAATCCACCACAAAGAATAGTAGAAACTCCTGCAGGAATGTTAAACGCAATTGGTTTAGCAAATGTTGGAGTTGATGAATTTCTGAAAGAAAAAATTCCTTTTCTGAAAAAATATGACGTACCATTAATTTGTAACATTGCAGCAAGTTCTGTTGAAGAATATGTTGAATGTACCAGAATCTTAACAAGTGAAGAAACTATTAAAGCTTTTGAAATAAATGTTTCTTGTCCAAATGTTAAAGATGGTGGATTGCAATTTGGTAACGATATTAAAGCAGTGGGCAATGTAACGGCAAAAGTACGTGCAGTTACGAATAAACCCGTAATTATTAAATTATCGCCAAACGTTTCTTACATTTTTGAATTTGCACAAGTTGTAAAAGATAGTGGAGGAGATGCGGTTTCGGCAATAAATACTTTAGTTGGTACTTCCTTTAATATTTTTACAAAAAAACCAAAAATATTTAATATTAACGGAGGACTTTCTGGTCCTGCAATCAAACCGGTTGCACTTGCTAAAGTTTTAGAGATTTCTAGAAAAGTTGATATTCCAATTATTGGCATTGGCGGAATTATGAATTGGAAAGATGTTATTGAGTTTATGATTGTAGGCGCTTCTGCTGTGCAAATTGGAACACTAAATTTTATTGATCCAACTGCTCCAGAAAAAATTATTAAAGAATTAGAAGATTATTGCATCGCAAATAAAGTTGAAAAATTATCAAACTTAACCGCATCATATATTATTTAA
- a CDS encoding dihydroorotate dehydrogenase electron transfer subunit, which translates to MFIVNSPIVETKQVHENIFIQKIHSPEVAQSAKPGQFLNIRVSENTFPLLRRPFSVCDVEGENIYLMFNILGEGTKMLARKNNGETIDILGPLGNGFNLDGKYETAIIIAGGLGAAPFPFVTRAIKNKKNILTFVGGRTEQDVVTYGLENYVLSSDDGSVGFKGNVVQSLEQDLERINISKSKVFACGPNAMLRALKDFCIKNDLDCEVSTECAMACGFGICQGCPIESTQQSDKYLLVCKDGPVFNVKDIVI; encoded by the coding sequence TTGTTTATAGTTAATTCTCCTATTGTAGAAACCAAACAAGTCCACGAAAATATTTTTATTCAAAAAATTCATTCTCCTGAGGTTGCTCAAAGTGCAAAACCTGGACAGTTTTTAAATATTCGTGTTTCCGAAAATACTTTTCCATTGCTTAGAAGACCTTTTAGTGTTTGCGATGTTGAAGGTGAGAACATTTATCTGATGTTTAACATCTTAGGTGAAGGCACTAAAATGTTAGCTCGAAAAAATAATGGTGAGACGATAGATATTCTTGGTCCTCTTGGTAATGGATTTAATCTTGATGGTAAATATGAAACCGCAATAATTATTGCAGGCGGATTAGGTGCGGCACCGTTTCCGTTTGTTACTCGTGCAATAAAAAATAAAAAAAATATTTTAACGTTTGTTGGTGGCAGAACAGAACAAGATGTTGTTACTTATGGATTAGAAAATTACGTTTTATCTTCCGATGATGGATCTGTTGGATTTAAAGGCAATGTGGTTCAATCTTTAGAACAGGATTTAGAAAGAATTAATATTTCTAAATCGAAAGTTTTTGCTTGTGGCCCAAATGCAATGCTTAGAGCGTTAAAAGATTTTTGCATCAAAAATGATTTGGATTGCGAAGTTTCTACAGAATGTGCAATGGCTTGTGGATTTGGAATTTGCCAGGGTTGTCCAATTGAATCAACACAGCAATCTGATAAATATCTTTTAGTTTGTAAAGACGGTCCTGTCTTTAATGTAAAGGATATTGTGATATGA
- a CDS encoding NADH-quinone oxidoreductase subunit A, whose translation MLTEFGKALIFILTAGVFVVGIVYLAKLIRPARPTHEKLTTYECGENPEGSPWIKFNIRFYVVALIFLIFDVEVVLLIPWALVYKDFGMTGFLIGGIFLVLLGLGMAYEWRKGDLEWEKPKVVSPTFNKTKEAPKVEKELVEV comes from the coding sequence ATGCTGACAGAATTCGGAAAAGCTCTAATCTTCATATTGACCGCAGGCGTGTTTGTCGTTGGTATCGTTTATCTAGCAAAACTCATTCGCCCGGCAAGACCAACCCATGAAAAATTAACCACATACGAATGCGGCGAAAATCCGGAAGGTTCTCCTTGGATTAAATTCAACATAAGATTTTATGTTGTTGCACTCATCTTTTTAATTTTTGATGTTGAAGTTGTTTTACTGATTCCGTGGGCTTTGGTTTATAAAGATTTTGGAATGACCGGATTTTTAATCGGTGGAATATTTTTAGTCCTTTTGGGTTTAGGAATGGCTTACGAATGGCGAAAAGGTGATCTTGAGTGGGAAAAACCAAAAGTTGTTTCTCCAACTTTTAATAAAACAAAAGAAGCACCAAAAGTTGAAAAAGAATTGGTTGAGGTTTGA